GCTCAAACCGTCAATTTTCCCAGCAGCGATTCGTATCGTTTCACCTTGCGGGCTTACGGCAGTTTCGCCGCCGGCGAGTGGTCGAAAGCCGAGCTGCGCATCAATCAAGTGGCCCGGGCGACCATCTCGGTGAACACTTCGGCTTACACCGAATTTACCGCGACGTTTAGTGTCAACGCCGGCTCGCAGGAAGTGGCGGTGGCGTTTATCAACGACCTGTACAGCCCGCCGGACGACCGCAATTTGTACGTCGACTGGCTGCGGATTCAATCCGCCGGCGCCGCAGTGGCAGCGGCTGTTTCGGACGATGCCGATGGAAAAGCCGCGCCGTCATCGGCGGCCAAAGAATTTATCCCTCGGGATGAAACGATTCCCAGCCAATTGGCGTTACAAGCTTATCCGAATCCCCTGCGGGTGTCTGCCTTCAACACCGCCACGATTGTGCTGGCCTTGCCGCAACGCGCCGAAATCGAGCTGCACGTCTTTGATGCAGCCGGGCGCCGCGCGCACGAATGGCCGGCGGGCGCCTACGCGGCGGGCCATCACGAGCTGATCTGGAACGGCAGAAACCGCGAGGGACAAGGCTTAAGCACCGGCGTTTATTTTCTGCGGCTGCGCCATCGCCCGGAGAACACCGCCGCCTGGTCGCATATCGTGCGCCGGGTGTTGATTGTGAAATAAACCAAAACGTAACAGTCAGAATATTCCGTGAGCCAAATTTTCAGACAAGCTGAAGACTGGAACCCTATGGATAGCAAAAACTTCAAAAGGCTTTTTAAAACACGGAGTATGGCGTTCACGGAGCATCACGGAGAAAAACTTTTAGAAAATATTTATTGCTCTCTGTGTTTGATTAAATTTTGAATCAAGAAAACTTTCAAAATTTTATCTAACTTTTTGGCATTAAACAGAACCTTGCTTTTGACGTCTTACTCTGTTACAAGTGATATCTTTGCAAAAAAAGCAAAGACTTTTGGCTCACAGAATTGTAACTCTCACAGAAAAAAATCATTTCGGTGAGAGTTCCTTTTCTGTGAGCGAGTAAATCTTTTGGGTTGCGGCTTGTCCGCGTTGGGTTTTACAAACTGATTTGTAATTTTAGATGATGCAAACCACCGGCACAAAAATCCCGCTCTTCGATCTGCCGCGATTGACCTACCGCCGCCGGTCGGAATTGGGGCTGATTTTTTCCCTGTCGCTGATGCTGCTGCTGTTTTTCTTTTTGCGCGATGTCCGCATGCCGGTAACGGTGCGCGAGGCCGAGCCGATTATCCTGACCGTCGAGAATATCCCGCAAACGCGGCAGGCCGGGGCCCGGCGTCCGCCGCCGCCCAAGCCGGCGATTCCGATACCCATCGACAGCGAGCTGATTCCTGAAGATGAAACCATCGAGCCGACAACCATCGATCTGCAATCGGTGGGCGCCGCGGCTTCGGCGGGCAATGCCGACGCCCTCGGCGGCGGACAACTCATTCCGCCGCGACCGCTGGCGTTCGTCGTGCCGGAATATCCCGAAGAAGATCGCAAGAAAAATCTTCGTGGCGAGGTTAAAATCAGCCTGGAGATCGACGTCACCGGCAAGGTGGTGCAAGCGGTAGTGATTGAAAACACCACCGGCAGCCCGCGCTGCGCCCAAGCCGCCTTGCGCGCCGCCCTCGCCAGCCGCTTCACGCCCGCCCGCAACGCTCAAGGCCCGGTGCGCTTTTGGCTGATTCAACCATATACTTTTGATTTGAAGAATTAAAAATCAGTTTTTAATGATTGAATTCACCCCCATAAAGGTCAAAAATGAACTTGTCGAAAACGCCCAGCAAGCGCATCGTGGCGTGGACTGCGCTTGTTCTGCTTGCAGCCGGCTGTTCCGAACAAGCGGTGTCGCCTGACGAGGGAACATCACCAACGGGTTTGGATCCCTTCGCGCAAAATGCAAAATTAGGGCGCGGCATGAATTTGGGCAACGCGCTGGAAGCGCCGAATGAAGGTGAGTGGGGCGTAACTCTTCAAAGCAGGTATTTCGATCTGATCAAAAGCGCCGGGTTCAATTCCGTGCGGATTCCGATTCGTTGGTCGGCGCATGCGGCGGCGAGTGCGCCGTATGCCATCAGCAACAGCTTTTTACAACGCGTCGATTGGGCCGTCGATCAGGCGCTGTCGAGAAAACTGGCGGTGGTTATCAACATTCATCATTACGAAGAAATCATGACCAATCCGCCGGCGCAGCGGGCGAGATTTCTCGCGATCTGGCAGCAGCTTGCCAGTCATTATAAAAATTATTCCGGCGATCTTTTTTTTGAGCTGCTCAATGAGCCGAATGGCTCGTTGACGATCGAGCTGTGGAATCAATATTTGCAGGAGGCCATTGCCACGATCCGCCAAACCAATCCCGGCAGAATAATCATTGTGGGACCGGGATATTGGTATTATATTGGTTTGCTCAACACGCTCGCGCTTCCGGCAGGTGACCGGAATCTGATTGTGGCGTTTCATTATTACAACCCATTTCAATTCACCCATCAAGGCGCGGAATGGGTGGCCGGCAGCACTGCCTGGCTCGGCACGCGCTGGACCGGCACCGCTGCGGAGCGGCAGGCGATTCAACAAGAATTTGCAGCGGCGGCGCAATGGGGCGCGGCGAATCAGCGCCCTTTGAATTTGGGAGAATTTGGTGCGTACAGCAAA
The candidate division KSB1 bacterium DNA segment above includes these coding regions:
- a CDS encoding energy transducer TonB, encoding MMQTTGTKIPLFDLPRLTYRRRSELGLIFSLSLMLLLFFFLRDVRMPVTVREAEPIILTVENIPQTRQAGARRPPPPKPAIPIPIDSELIPEDETIEPTTIDLQSVGAAASAGNADALGGGQLIPPRPLAFVVPEYPEEDRKKNLRGEVKISLEIDVTGKVVQAVVIENTTGSPRCAQAALRAALASRFTPARNAQGPVRFWLIQPYTFDLKN
- a CDS encoding glycoside hydrolase family 5 protein — protein: MNLSKTPSKRIVAWTALVLLAAGCSEQAVSPDEGTSPTGLDPFAQNAKLGRGMNLGNALEAPNEGEWGVTLQSRYFDLIKSAGFNSVRIPIRWSAHAAASAPYAISNSFLQRVDWAVDQALSRKLAVVINIHHYEEIMTNPPAQRARFLAIWQQLASHYKNYSGDLFFELLNEPNGSLTIELWNQYLQEAIATIRQTNPGRIIIVGPGYWYYIGLLNTLALPAGDRNLIVAFHYYNPFQFTHQGAEWVAGSTAWLGTRWTGTAAERQAIQQEFAAAAQWGAANQRPLNLGEFGAYSKADMTSRALWTEAVARTAEAHGISWHYWEFIAGFGVYNGTANDWNYSLLNALMPKT